The DNA region gaagcagaaataGGCCttttgtcaaaagatattggcatgaatcactttttggcaacgtggaaacagctttttcctggttgtactggtctcagacaggtaccgacagtgttcaagtgagctggatgctcattaacagtcacgatcgacgatcgctgtaaagagaattacgatgattatttccgtcgtggcgtcactacgtccactagaaaacgtgtagcggacaATATTTaaaagttatggccgtttgaaaccgaaataagcagctgtagtcttacacaaaccgagctaaacgtcttaacgaggcggtgcgcgctcccgtgtgcggaaatcaatttctgaCAGACAGTCACTCTTTGGCACGACACCGgcaccgctgcctaaatgcttgttcTGTGTGGACATCACTTCACCTCCGACTGCTTTAAAAACGAgtgtatatttattactgggcttgaggttgaagaaggtctctgttcctacaagacgtgatccacttgctgcttccccaaacgtaagtacatgcttgatacttattggatgtatgtactgtactttctttgtttataatctagaGTCCCTCCTgcgtaaggaatgctaattgctagaacagttgatgctaacagctacagcgacagagagagagagagtgttgcaaggtgctgacacgcaatttggatgaatctaagcctctccagcatttgtccggttagAATCGTGtcatatatggtactgaggtcattcactcagctcacattttacctgctagcgtcatgttagccgctagcgcGATGCTAGCACAGCATTAGCGTTCAGTataacttgggtttggctgcgatagtaagttgtgagtcATCTGtctttctaattactaccgagcctgtcgtgtgtatgtcgtagcccaagtagacctgtgaatttgggttatgtcatgttctatctaagtctaacatgtgtttttgctgtCTTCTTGTAAGTGTTGTTTATCTAGTCAGCGAACTGTAAATATGATAttgttttttatacaggctggcacatcccagctaccgaaaggcaaggaggttgcttctcaaactgactcctctgcaggctgtggacacatggctaccttgtagaagcgttgttgctcacctcaggagcaaaggtacgTACGTTTAACAGCACTATGATagtttgttggccaataggcagttttatctgacagagattttggatttcacatttgagtatttgtagttgaagtattcataatctgatctatattattgtctatatattttcTCTATacgcagttggtcaacttattttgatattttagtttagttttagatagttttattttagttaatgggtaatttgtaattctagtgTTATGGCGCAGCTTatgtggaaaagctgatggagaccatcttcaaaaaagtcctgctggacccaggtcgagcagaatttgagcagcctgacataaaggaggtcattaatgccatgccaaggtttaacaaaccagcactataaaagctaagttgaaaacatgtttgctccaaacacacgtacaactgatctaactacctctatatattgtttacatttgtgaaggttgtgagatacatgaAATACTGGaaatttcattaatctactattttattctctataccttctagagtggtgtcaagaaaaacagctgcatcctccatctgtacagcagctgcactgcttcagatgtcttccaaaacgtgatgaagacaaaaaagatcctcacatttcaacttttattgaggtattgccacaaaaacaataatttaggtatttcacaggtggtccaGGTcgagaccagggaagatgggatcACTAACAAGACTTCTCTAGGCTACAGTAGATACCTGCAatgacttgagatacacacagacatagtattGTCAAattgatgaagaaaaaaacaataactacatttctattagttatatattagcactttaTATATTATGCACCTTACTACagtaaaagcaattaaaaatatattaggtcagtATGTATTTcaaaccaaaactatgtttgtaaaccagagttcccaggtaggttatgattaatctgtaaatagtaaaatgttctaaaattgtttatgaattttTGAGATACttatttattccatgcatgtgtaattggctgatatactgtatattaaatgtgttctgtaatgaatacacattcaatcatactggctccagtcctgaaTCATCAACCATACGTGACAGTAGGTTAgtcaactggttcaggcgtcttaaGGTAAGATTTattgaaatttaaattttaaatacaatgtcactttaataaaagtattaaacacatgcaatatcttgacagcaacagttgctgtcacaccatgcctctgtaggcattcactgttcccacattaGCAGTtgttacagacaaatacggcaaaatataagctgcagctgaaaatcccattatggagaaattattttgacacagcagcagcacaagaaagaaaaaacatgtaaaaattagtttatattagtttgtCGAGCTATGCTtccaaacaggctgtagttgtgttatgaatattctgttaatTAATACAGGccgcttattggcaaccattagtattagcagctaatcaagttgcgtattatataaatcaattaattaaattaaatgtgaaattgccagttagacttACATCGCGCCATTCAAAGTGTAACCACTTGAACTTTATGagatagacctttattagtcccacagcggggaaattccatcagcagccagcttgaccggcgctagtccgacagtggaagcaagttgcagtacaaaacaatacaaagccaaaaacacatgcacatacagtggcacacagtacaagtggaaaccttgctggaatctTTTCTTGGGTACATCAGGAAacatagataaggtcggagagcagacagtgagactgtaaggtggtggggggtgtatctgcatcagtgtagtgaagtgttgtttatagtataagtatgaccgaggccgaccaagatgtttacatgctAGTCCaccagttgtccttgaaggaaGCCACAACAAGGGAAAGAGAATagacagaggcacagctggtgagctagattggacccgggaagggaggggtgagggagaagagacagaagaatacacagccaattctaatacattttaacaatccacgACTAATTTGTcaagatcaatactccaataggtcagaactcagggcttcatcgcctcttgtgggactatgggtcacccgtgacatcccCTCacgcctgtcagacaaggctgtcaccatattcaccaagtgttcagtctgtctgcagatgttatccctcagtctcttgtcttcctccgaacgggctgaaatcttattagtcagtcctgcaatccgggcatctgaacgggctgagatgttactaatCAGTCTCTCCATCCATATGCATATCATTcaaacgagctgagatgttagttgtcagtccatcaatcagGGCCATCCTcgggtgtaattccgtcagccgagtaaccatggcccccatcgcCGTTTGCAGCTCCatggccggtggacacgccaataaGCCGgctgcagattttccaatcgttccaatcttccgataaaccagggcaccaccaaagccaatcataagtagccctgttatcacaGTCCAAAAAacgaatagatcctctgcatccttgatagacagaggctccagacacatgAGGCACCaggagattcttttctttgtgagaacattttgtccaatgcgctgagtgaccggttgattagctccatgttcaaacatgttattccagaatagcagatcagggtgctcataaaagacaggacaaggacttatactatactataaGTATTATAGTATAAGTATTCATAGTGTACTATTAATTCCTTTAATATTGAACACTTTGGAGTTTCATAATTTTgatccccaccaccacagctTCTAGCTCTGTGGGTACATGCTTTCTGCTGATGAATATATATCATATGTTGGAAGTTACATGTTCtttctttattatattttacagacaaaataataaattgaCTGATTAATAGTGAGAAGTGTGTGGATGCGTGAGAAAGTGAGAGTAATAATAGGATATAGTCGAAATAGGAGGAGGGATGATCTGATTAGCAGAATTCGGTCCAGTCACACTGGTCTAAACAGCACAAAGCCGTACGATACAGGACAGTGTGAATGTGGGGAAGAACAAACAATAGAGGATGTCGTAGTGTCTTTCCACTATATAAAGTACACAGGGAGATGATGATAGAACATCTGACTAGAtgtatgaaaagaaaacaaagctggaTTTGAGGATAGTATTGAATATGAAAGTAAGAAACATGAAGTATAGAACCATATTTAGGTTTTTGGAGGATACAGGGGTGGATAAAAGAATTATGGAACATTAAACCACAAAATTTAATCTAATTTCTTTTAGGTTAAGAGGGAGGGTAAGATATAGAGTGATTTTAAACTACaaaaggtggcggtaatgcagtGGTAAGGTCTGCAAACATCCATAAAAAGGCAACCAGAAGAAGACGAAGTGCGTCGCGTTATGTTGACGTCACACGCTAAGCGACAACATACTGTACCGTCCACGTTGCCTTGACTGGTGTGTACTCAagcttctggttctgtttgtgtggAAGTAATGGAGAAAAAAGGCCCAGACTCGTGCGGAAAGAAGCCGAAACCCGCGAAGATGGAAGACGACCCCGTCAAAAACTTCGAAAAATGGAAGAAAAAATACAGCAAGACGAAAGCGCGAGTGAAACGTAAGAGAGGGGAAAAGCAGCCCGAATGGCAAACTGAACGAGAGTACATCGACAGGCTTGTAAGCGGGTACGGTGATATCAACAGCAAAGAGGTTGTCAAGTTTTCAGACTTCCCCATTTCAAAGAAAACCTTGCTCGGTCTGCAGAAGGCCCAGTACAGACAGCCCACAGAGATCCAGAGACAGACGATCGGCCTAGCTTTGCAAGGCAAAGATATTCTCGGCGCAGCTAAGACAGGCTCTGGGAAGACTTTAGCCTTCCTCATACCGGTGTTGGAGTGTCTGTACCGCCAACAGTGGACTTCTATGGACGGCCTTGGTGCACTCATCATATCCCCAACCAGAGAACTTGCCTACCAGACCTTCGAAGTCCTGCGCAAGGTCGGTAAGAATCACGAGTTCTCTGCGGGTCTTGTTATTGGTGGAAAGGACCTGAAGAGTGAGTCGGAGAGGATCCCCCGCACCAATATAGTGATCTGTACCCCTGgccggctgctgcagcacatggaCGAGACCGCCGCCTTCCACGCCTCAGACCTTCATATGCTAGTCCTGGATGAGGCGGATCGCATTTTGGACATGGGCTTTGCGGATACTCTTAACGCCATTGTGGAAAACCTTCCCAAGACAAGACAGACATTGTTGTTTTCAGCCACGCAGACCAAATCTGTCAAAGACTTAGCTCGGCTGAGCCTCAAAGACCCAGAGTATGTGTGGGTGCATGAGAAAGCCAAGTTCAGCACTCCAGCCACGTTGGAGCAGAGCTACGTGGTGTGTGAGCTTCAGCAGAAAGTCAATATGCTCTACTCCTTCATCAGGAGCCATCTAAAGAAGAAGACCATAGTCTTCTTCGCCTGCTGCAAGGAGGTGCAGTACCTGTTTCGGGCCTTTTGTCGCCTCAGACCTGGCCTGCCTGTCCTGGCTTTGCATggcaagcagcagcagatgaagaggGTGGAAGTTTACAACGACTTCCTAAGAAAGCAAAATGCTGTGCTGTTTTCCACGGACATTGCTGCCAGAGGACTGGACTTCCCCGCTGTCAACTGGGTGTTACAGTTCGACTGCCCCGAGGATGCAGACACCTACATCCACAGGGTGGGGCGTACCGCAAGATACAAGGAAGGTGGAGAagccctcctgctcctgcttccctCAGAGGAGAAGGGAATGAtcaggcagctgcaggagaagaagGTTCCCATCAATAAGATTCAGGTGACACGCAGCAACTTCAACACCAAACAAATTAGCTATTGACAAAGCTTCAACCTATTAATCAGTTCATTATACTGAGTAAATCTGCTTATAACACATGCGAACAAGTTCTTCTCGCACAAATTCAAATTTAAAGCatcagatgattttttttttagcaaaatCCACGAGATGATCGCCTTTAGCTGAGCCTACGTTTATATCAGGGTCATAcgcaaaaaaaaactgattatGATCATAAAAACTAAGCCAACACAATGCAAGTTCAAAGCTAAAACTGTCAGCTGACACCCTTTTTTACAATTAGAATTAAAtagattttattaaaataatctaCAATTTATTTGTTTGAAATATGTCTAGAAAAGCTCTAAATCACAAGTGGATACTTCAACACAGGTTTCATAACTGGTGATTTAAAtcataaagcaaaaaaacacTTGTTAGTGACACGTTAATGTTGTCAACTAATAACTGTAAATGTTTCTTAAGTGAGTCAGTCCAGCATGTTTGAGattttgaaatgtgaaataagaAAGCCTTCATTTGTTAGATGCTTGTTAGAGCTGCATTAGTAAAGTATTGTAACACATGACAAAAAAGCATTAACTTATTGAAAGTATTAAacccatctttttttttttcattatttcttattaggtcttttattttaatttattctaGTGTAAATATCACTAAATTAAGCTagttaatgtttattatttattggtgGGTGAAGGTTGTTCTCAATTCTGTAaaatgagctgctgttgtttaatgGGACAACTGTCCACTTGC from Betta splendens chromosome 4, fBetSpl5.4, whole genome shotgun sequence includes:
- the ddx10 gene encoding probable ATP-dependent RNA helicase DDX10; its protein translation is MEKKGPDSCGKKPKPAKMEDDPVKNFEKWKKKYSKTKARVKRKRGEKQPEWQTEREYIDRLVSGYGDINSKEVVKFSDFPISKKTLLGLQKAQYRQPTEIQRQTIGLALQGKDILGAAKTGSGKTLAFLIPVLECLYRQQWTSMDGLGALIISPTRELAYQTFEVLRKVGKNHEFSAGLVIGGKDLKSESERIPRTNIVICTPGRLLQHMDETAAFHASDLHMLVLDEADRILDMGFADTLNAIVENLPKTRQTLLFSATQTKSVKDLARLSLKDPEYVWVHEKAKFSTPATLEQSYVVCELQQKVNMLYSFIRSHLKKKTIVFFACCKEVQYLFRAFCRLRPGLPVLALHGKQQQMKRVEVYNDFLRKQNAVLFSTDIAARGLDFPAVNWVLQFDCPEDADTYIHRVGRTARYKEGGEALLLLLPSEEKGMIRQLQEKKVPINKIQVNSDKLQNVQQKLEAFLAQEKEQKERAQRCFVSYLRSVYLMKNKEVFDVFKLQIQEYAVSLGLALAPRVRFLSKAQAQRAESHSLREEEQSEEEEELKSFKAQLKGNAPQKDAQSAESEDSEEKRHQFKTQLQCALDSENDDLIDLDLLTVKRKDVFNLTRDQEITKKLAKDSKKKTIKDTKLKEAKRILKRNFRVNTKVSFNDEGEAVQLWPPVQRLIADEEEEELNGISVEKNREKLKREDVFDKQEYRRKVHEKHREQRLKAKAARREAKGRMQHEQSSDEEDEVVAYLANHSEDEFDPSTLPDPDKLSSPEKVDKQMGSGKRKQTSNDEEEEKLPVGKRKKSKQQNDEEPTPLDTGLSLAEDEELVLQLLGGRS